The Lysobacter sp. HDW10 genome window below encodes:
- a CDS encoding enoyl-CoA hydratase-related protein, which produces MYASLNLNRQDAVARIRMQRGEVHNAFDAQLITDLTETFKALDTDDSIRVVVLEAEGASFSAGADLNWMRGMAKMSEAENRVDSLALAQLMRTLDELSKPVIARVQGSAFGGGVGLVACCDIAIGSTAAKFGLTESKLGLLPAVISPYVIAAIGARQSRRYFATGEIFDANEAHRLGLLHVVTAPEQLDEAVDYMIASLLKAAPIAAGAAKQLIRAVANDADALAQDARNAALIASLRVSPEGQEGLAAFLEKRKPNWIKN; this is translated from the coding sequence ATGTACGCATCCTTGAATCTGAACCGTCAAGACGCTGTCGCGCGTATTCGTATGCAGCGCGGTGAGGTTCACAACGCGTTTGATGCGCAACTGATCACCGACCTCACGGAAACCTTCAAGGCTTTGGACACCGACGACAGCATTCGCGTGGTGGTCCTCGAGGCTGAGGGCGCGTCCTTCAGCGCCGGCGCCGACCTCAATTGGATGCGCGGCATGGCCAAGATGTCCGAGGCTGAAAATCGGGTTGATTCGCTGGCCTTGGCACAGCTGATGCGGACCTTGGACGAACTCAGCAAACCTGTCATTGCCCGCGTGCAAGGCTCTGCATTCGGCGGCGGTGTCGGCCTCGTGGCCTGCTGTGATATCGCCATTGGCAGTACAGCGGCTAAGTTTGGTTTGACCGAAAGCAAACTCGGGCTCTTACCCGCCGTCATTTCACCGTATGTCATTGCGGCGATCGGCGCACGACAATCGCGTCGCTACTTTGCGACGGGTGAGATCTTTGATGCGAATGAGGCACATCGCCTAGGGCTCCTCCACGTTGTCACTGCACCCGAACAGCTCGATGAAGCAGTCGACTACATGATTGCCTCGCTACTGAAAGCTGCACCCATCGCTGCAGGTGCCGCCAAACAATTGATACGCGCCGTCGCAAACGACGCCGATGCACTTGCGCAAGACGCACGCAACGCTGCGCTGATCGCTTCGTTGCGCGTGTCTCCTGAAGGCCAAGAAGGCCTTGCTGCATTCCTCGAAAAGCGCAAACCGAACTGGATCAAGAACTGA
- a CDS encoding acetyl/propionyl/methylcrotonyl-CoA carboxylase subunit alpha — MFEKILIANRGEIACRVIRTCKKLGVKTVAVYSDADAHAQHVLQADEAWHIGGARPQESYLSAEAVLDAALKSGAQAIHPGYGFLSENADFADAVEAAGLVFIGPRAASMRKMGSKAGAKDLMDAAGVPVVPGYTGAEQAPDLLQQEANRIGYPLMIKAAHGGGGKGMRIVRHADEFAANLESCQREAKNAFGRDRVLLERYIENPRHIEIQIFGDSSGDVIHLNERECSAQRRYQKVLEEAPSPFLTDDMRQAMGRAAILAGEAIAYENAGTVEFIVGADGSFYFMEINTRLQVEHPVTEWVTGFDLVEWQLRVANGERLPATQEEVLHYGHAIEVRLYAEDPDAGFLPGSGTLKRLRLPAPSRNVRIDSGVVEGDTVTIFYDPMIAKLIVWDTTRERALLRMQEALSECEVEGPKSNIAFLERLVRHPAVCEGRIDTGYLDRHLDEFVGTQAVSDLAEIQAIAAALLTTDIGDQSQSPWARNDAWRIGGPAVQSVRIAYGHATHLAKVARNNAQVTVAIDGNAHVFDAFHVDTQSVSVTRAGQTRNLRYRTHGDVLTVFANDQRLNFERRPLHELADSASAASGNQIVAPMPGRVVVVNVAPGDTVAAGDILMVMEAMKMELSLKAAKAGKIAEVRAEAAAFVEADTVLVVLEDDE; from the coding sequence ATGTTTGAAAAAATTCTGATTGCCAACCGTGGCGAAATCGCTTGCCGAGTGATTCGCACCTGTAAAAAGTTGGGCGTTAAGACCGTTGCGGTCTACTCCGATGCCGACGCACATGCACAGCATGTCTTGCAGGCAGATGAAGCTTGGCATATTGGTGGCGCACGCCCGCAAGAAAGCTATTTGTCTGCAGAAGCCGTTTTGGATGCTGCGCTGAAATCAGGCGCGCAAGCGATTCATCCCGGCTATGGTTTCTTGAGTGAGAATGCCGATTTCGCCGACGCGGTGGAAGCCGCGGGTTTGGTGTTTATCGGTCCGCGTGCCGCATCCATGCGCAAGATGGGGAGTAAAGCGGGCGCGAAGGATTTGATGGATGCCGCAGGTGTGCCGGTCGTCCCGGGATATACCGGTGCAGAACAAGCGCCTGATCTTTTGCAACAAGAAGCCAACCGCATTGGCTACCCCTTGATGATCAAAGCGGCACACGGCGGCGGCGGAAAAGGCATGCGAATCGTGCGCCATGCAGACGAATTCGCCGCCAACCTTGAAAGCTGTCAGCGCGAAGCAAAGAACGCATTTGGCCGTGACCGCGTGTTGCTCGAACGCTATATCGAAAATCCGCGTCATATCGAGATTCAGATCTTCGGCGACTCAAGCGGCGACGTCATCCATTTGAATGAGCGCGAATGCTCGGCGCAGCGCAGATATCAGAAGGTGCTCGAAGAAGCGCCCTCACCTTTCTTGACGGATGACATGCGTCAAGCAATGGGGCGCGCCGCGATCTTGGCCGGTGAAGCCATCGCGTACGAAAACGCAGGCACGGTGGAGTTCATTGTCGGCGCTGACGGCAGCTTCTACTTCATGGAAATCAACACGCGCCTGCAAGTTGAACATCCGGTCACCGAATGGGTCACCGGATTCGATCTGGTCGAATGGCAGTTGCGCGTGGCAAATGGTGAGCGCTTGCCCGCAACGCAGGAAGAAGTCCTGCACTATGGACATGCCATCGAAGTGCGTTTGTACGCAGAGGATCCGGATGCGGGCTTCCTACCGGGCTCGGGCACACTGAAGCGTCTGCGCTTGCCGGCACCTTCGCGCAATGTCCGCATTGATTCCGGTGTGGTGGAAGGCGACACCGTCACGATTTTCTACGACCCCATGATTGCCAAGTTGATCGTGTGGGATACCACGCGCGAACGTGCGCTCTTGCGCATGCAAGAAGCGCTGTCCGAATGTGAAGTCGAAGGCCCCAAATCCAACATTGCGTTCTTGGAACGTTTGGTTCGCCACCCTGCCGTGTGCGAAGGTCGAATCGACACCGGCTATCTCGACCGCCACCTTGACGAGTTCGTTGGCACCCAGGCCGTATCCGACCTGGCTGAAATTCAGGCGATTGCGGCCGCACTCTTAACGACTGACATCGGTGACCAATCCCAGTCGCCATGGGCGCGCAATGATGCATGGCGCATCGGTGGACCGGCGGTGCAATCCGTGCGCATTGCCTATGGTCACGCGACGCATTTGGCCAAGGTTGCCCGAAACAACGCACAGGTGACCGTGGCAATTGACGGTAATGCGCATGTGTTTGATGCATTCCATGTAGACACACAGTCGGTCTCCGTGACGCGTGCCGGTCAAACGCGCAATCTTCGTTACCGCACGCACGGCGATGTGCTGACAGTGTTTGCAAACGATCAACGCTTGAATTTCGAAAGACGCCCCCTGCATGAACTGGCAGATTCTGCGTCGGCCGCCAGCGGCAACCAAATTGTCGCGCCGATGCCCGGGCGCGTCGTCGTCGTCAACGTCGCGCCTGGCGACACCGTGGCAGCGGGAGACATCTTGATGGTGATGGAAGCCATGAAAATGGAACTCTCACTCAAAGCCGCCAAGGCCGGCAAAATTGCCGAAGTGCGCGCAGAGGCCGCCGCCTTCGTCGAGGCCGACACCGTCTTGGTGGTGTTGGAGGATGACGAATGA
- a CDS encoding hydroxymethylglutaryl-CoA lyase, whose protein sequence is MSTAPFIRIVEVGARDGLQNEKANIATADKIELINRLSSCGLQTIEATSFVSPKWVPQLADAAEVFAGITQKPGVNYPVLVPNLQGYERAMAVGVKEIAVFTAASEAFNLKNINASIDESIARFEPVMARALSDGIKVRGYVSTVLGCPYQGAVRIADVVHVAERLFQMGCYEISLGDTIGVGTPAKARAMLKAVAGSVPIAHLAIHFHDTYGQALANILACLEEDVRVIDSAVGGTGGCPYAKGASGNVSSEDVVYMLHGVGFDTGIDIESLSDTGRWLSALLGRQTSSKVGKALGAAD, encoded by the coding sequence ATGAGCACCGCCCCGTTCATTCGTATTGTCGAAGTCGGCGCACGTGACGGCTTGCAGAACGAAAAAGCGAATATCGCCACCGCCGACAAGATTGAATTGATCAATCGATTGTCGAGTTGTGGATTGCAGACGATCGAGGCGACGAGTTTTGTCAGCCCGAAGTGGGTGCCGCAGCTCGCAGATGCCGCTGAGGTTTTCGCTGGGATCACGCAGAAACCCGGTGTGAACTACCCGGTGTTGGTACCCAACCTGCAAGGCTATGAGCGTGCGATGGCTGTGGGCGTCAAAGAGATCGCGGTGTTTACTGCCGCTTCTGAAGCCTTCAACCTGAAAAATATCAATGCAAGCATCGACGAATCGATCGCACGCTTCGAGCCCGTGATGGCACGCGCACTCAGTGATGGCATCAAAGTGCGCGGTTATGTATCGACTGTGCTTGGCTGCCCCTATCAAGGTGCCGTGCGGATCGCTGATGTCGTCCACGTGGCTGAGCGTCTGTTTCAGATGGGGTGCTACGAGATTTCATTGGGCGACACGATCGGCGTCGGCACACCGGCGAAGGCACGCGCGATGTTGAAGGCCGTCGCGGGTTCGGTACCGATCGCGCACTTGGCCATCCACTTCCACGACACCTATGGCCAAGCCTTGGCCAATATTCTGGCCTGCCTCGAAGAGGATGTCCGCGTCATCGACAGTGCTGTTGGCGGGACGGGTGGCTGTCCCTATGCAAAAGGCGCTAGCGGCAACGTGTCCTCAGAAGATGTGGTCTACATGCTGCACGGCGTAGGTTTCGACACAGGGATCGATATCGAATCTTTGAGCGACACCGGCCGCTGGCTGTCTGCCCTGCTCGGCCGCCAAACCTCCAGCAAGGTTGGCAAAGCGCTTGGGGCCGCAGACTGA
- a CDS encoding EAL domain-containing protein, which produces MSGHQSDQDAKSEDGLAVLLASLERAANDRRLDNGSRYLFSRAHHQILKSHVAHTVAQREYRILFDAVPDPVSLIAFDGTVLDFNASGQRLYGRTLDEVVGRDIAILNPEVPPDHLSPVLDAIGRGESYVVQVTNRKSDGTRFPVEVHSARVELQGRDCILAVARDLSARFEAEHRYDTLVDSVDQGIVVSDAEHEVVSVNGAGMQILDLEPGNSPDATFTAEFWIIVDENGNVLPRDQLPASIALRTGEAVRSQIIGLYRLSDNRFRWLRVTAIPQFTSMADRPNQVISIFSDITSLKRDSAMFDRVQQLSNVGSWEWDRTTEHLHLSRGALRIFGFQTPMDDIANFYARLQPVDATRLAMALSAPTVDDIAFTLELRGWRVDGSEVWVRMQGETDAREPSPHRLTGTFEDITEHKSIEHGLRIQARTDALTGLLNRDAIHDELNAYLAGTHPELAVLYIDLDRFKVINDALGHSVGDKLLVQVARRLQEVVSGQGECARLGGDEFLVVCKTQGDQHIEMAERILATLAKSFQIDEEEFTISASIGIAESPSDSVIGVELVQQADAAMYESKRRSNNGWQHYSEDLARSQREKLQLDQLMRGALSNKELHLVYQPQLDLHTGRVIGAEALMRWNNPLLGTMRPDVFIGRAESTGEIVRLGAWAINETCRQIREWLDAGLPQIRVAVNVSYRQFIADDLVGTVMDALERHKVPPQSLELEFTERVLIEDAPETTRIFSDLDKLGVTLAIDDFGEGYSGLNYLRRLPIHVLKLSQLFIKGVPGNASDVAVCEAVAGIARGLRMTMIAEGVETDMQRRYLVKLGVPVGQGFFFSHALSPQRFLTYMRAQTGAK; this is translated from the coding sequence ATGAGTGGTCACCAGAGTGATCAGGATGCAAAATCAGAAGACGGTTTAGCCGTACTTCTGGCTTCGCTTGAGCGCGCCGCGAACGATCGTCGCCTGGACAATGGTTCCCGCTACTTGTTTTCGCGCGCACATCATCAAATTCTTAAGTCGCATGTGGCGCACACGGTCGCGCAACGCGAGTATCGGATTCTGTTTGATGCCGTGCCCGACCCGGTCAGCCTGATCGCCTTTGATGGCACCGTGCTCGACTTCAACGCATCTGGTCAACGCCTGTATGGACGGACCTTGGACGAAGTCGTTGGCCGCGATATCGCAATCTTGAATCCAGAGGTGCCGCCCGATCATCTCTCACCCGTCTTGGATGCGATTGGTCGCGGTGAGTCATACGTGGTGCAAGTCACCAACCGGAAATCCGATGGCACGCGATTCCCGGTGGAAGTGCACTCCGCGCGCGTTGAGTTGCAAGGACGCGATTGCATTTTGGCGGTGGCGCGGGATCTCTCTGCGCGATTTGAAGCGGAGCACCGCTACGACACCTTGGTGGATTCGGTCGACCAAGGCATCGTCGTGAGCGACGCGGAACATGAGGTTGTGAGCGTCAACGGTGCTGGGATGCAAATCCTTGATCTCGAGCCCGGCAATTCGCCTGACGCGACATTCACTGCTGAGTTTTGGATCATCGTCGATGAAAATGGCAACGTATTGCCGCGCGATCAACTCCCTGCATCAATTGCGTTGCGGACCGGCGAAGCCGTACGCAGCCAAATCATCGGCCTCTATCGACTCTCCGACAACCGCTTTAGATGGTTGCGTGTCACCGCCATTCCGCAGTTCACCTCGATGGCAGATCGTCCCAATCAAGTGATCTCGATTTTTTCCGACATCACCAGTTTGAAACGTGATTCCGCCATGTTCGATCGCGTTCAACAGCTGAGTAATGTCGGCAGTTGGGAATGGGATCGCACCACCGAGCATTTGCATCTCAGTCGTGGCGCCCTGCGTATTTTCGGCTTTCAAACGCCGATGGACGATATCGCGAACTTCTATGCGCGCCTGCAGCCGGTGGATGCGACGCGACTCGCAATGGCATTGAGTGCGCCGACCGTTGACGATATTGCGTTCACTCTGGAATTGAGAGGTTGGCGTGTAGACGGCAGTGAAGTGTGGGTGCGCATGCAAGGCGAAACGGATGCACGCGAGCCTTCACCGCATCGACTGACGGGCACCTTCGAAGACATCACGGAACATAAGAGCATCGAACACGGTTTGCGCATCCAAGCGCGCACCGATGCATTGACCGGCCTGCTCAATCGCGATGCCATCCACGATGAGTTGAACGCGTATCTCGCGGGCACACATCCTGAGTTGGCTGTGCTTTATATCGACCTTGATCGATTCAAGGTCATCAATGACGCATTGGGCCACAGCGTTGGTGACAAGCTGCTGGTGCAAGTGGCGCGACGCTTGCAGGAGGTTGTCTCCGGTCAGGGCGAATGCGCACGTTTGGGGGGTGATGAATTCCTGGTGGTCTGCAAGACGCAGGGTGATCAACACATCGAAATGGCGGAGCGCATTCTTGCAACGCTCGCCAAGTCTTTTCAGATCGATGAAGAAGAATTCACGATTAGCGCGAGCATCGGGATCGCTGAATCCCCTTCAGACAGCGTCATCGGCGTTGAGCTGGTGCAACAAGCAGATGCCGCCATGTACGAAAGCAAACGCCGAAGCAATAACGGCTGGCAGCACTACAGTGAAGATCTGGCGCGCAGTCAAAGAGAGAAGTTGCAACTCGATCAACTGATGCGCGGTGCACTGTCGAACAAAGAACTGCACCTCGTGTATCAGCCGCAGCTCGATCTACATACGGGTCGCGTGATTGGCGCCGAAGCGTTGATGCGTTGGAACAATCCTTTGCTCGGCACGATGCGCCCCGATGTATTTATTGGCCGTGCAGAGAGTACCGGCGAAATTGTTCGCCTCGGCGCATGGGCGATAAACGAAACTTGCCGCCAAATTCGCGAGTGGTTGGATGCGGGCTTGCCGCAAATTCGTGTGGCTGTGAATGTGTCGTATCGTCAATTTATCGCCGACGATTTGGTCGGCACGGTGATGGATGCGCTTGAACGCCATAAGGTGCCGCCGCAGAGCCTTGAGCTTGAGTTCACCGAGCGCGTCTTGATCGAGGACGCACCGGAAACCACCCGCATCTTTTCCGACCTCGACAAGCTGGGGGTGACCTTGGCCATTGACGACTTCGGCGAAGGGTATAGCGGCTTGAACTATTTGCGGCGCCTCCCCATCCACGTGTTGAAGCTGTCGCAGCTCTTCATCAAAGGTGTGCCCGGCAATGCGTCGGACGTTGCTGTCTGTGAGGCCGTGGCAGGCATCGCGCGCGGCCTGCGCATGACGATGATCGCCGAGGGCGTGGAAACCGATATGCAGCGCCGCTATCTGGTCAAGCTGGGCGTCCCTGTGGGTCAAGGCTTCTTCTTCTCCCATGCCCTGAGCCCGCAGCGGTTCCTAACCTATATGCGCGCGCAAACCGGCGCAAAGTAA
- a CDS encoding SDR family NAD(P)-dependent oxidoreductase: MKLNSARAIVTGGVSGLGFAVAKHLVANGGKVALFDVNTEKGESAVAELGEANAKFFKTDVSNEAEVVANVAASQAFLGGLNACINCAGILGAGRVLGKTGPMALSQFQTTVMVNLVGSFNVAKACADLMQHNDASDDNERGVIINTASVAAYEGQIGQAAYSASKGGVVGMTLPMARELARFGIRVVTIAPGVFWTPMVDGMPEDVQKSLTATIPFPSRLGRPEEYADLAAYILTNTYINGETIRLDGATRLAPK, encoded by the coding sequence ATGAAACTCAATTCCGCGCGCGCCATTGTCACTGGCGGTGTCTCCGGCCTTGGCTTTGCAGTCGCCAAGCATCTAGTAGCGAATGGCGGCAAAGTCGCTCTATTCGACGTCAATACAGAGAAGGGCGAAAGCGCCGTTGCCGAACTGGGCGAAGCCAATGCAAAGTTCTTCAAAACCGACGTCAGCAATGAGGCGGAGGTTGTCGCGAATGTGGCCGCGAGCCAAGCGTTTTTGGGCGGTTTGAATGCATGCATTAACTGCGCCGGCATTTTGGGTGCGGGTCGCGTGCTTGGCAAAACCGGACCGATGGCGCTCTCGCAGTTTCAAACGACGGTCATGGTGAACTTGGTGGGTAGCTTCAACGTTGCCAAAGCCTGTGCCGATCTGATGCAACACAATGACGCGAGTGACGACAACGAACGCGGCGTCATCATCAACACCGCATCGGTTGCGGCCTACGAAGGCCAAATTGGTCAGGCGGCGTATTCAGCGTCCAAGGGCGGCGTTGTCGGCATGACCTTGCCAATGGCACGCGAACTGGCACGATTTGGTATTCGCGTCGTCACCATTGCGCCGGGTGTGTTCTGGACACCGATGGTGGACGGCATGCCGGAAGACGTTCAAAAATCGCTGACCGCGACGATTCCGTTCCCCTCGCGCTTGGGTCGCCCGGAAGAATATGCCGACCTCGCGGCGTACATTTTGACCAATACCTATATCAACGGCGAAACCATTCGTCTCGACGGCGCGACGCGCCTTGCACCCAAGTGA
- the yeiP gene encoding elongation factor P-like protein YeiP, which translates to MKAYDIKKGNVVEHNGAVYQIRDIERSSPQGRGGNVKFRFTMYSVPGGSKLDLSLGGDDELREVDLARRQSTFSYKDGEAFVFMDDEDYTPYTLDADVVGDDAGYITDGLSGCYVQVIDDQPVGLQLPQSVILEVIETPPELKGGTATKRPKPARLSTGLEIQVPEYIANGERVWVNTTTGEFGGRAD; encoded by the coding sequence ATGAAGGCTTACGACATTAAGAAAGGCAATGTGGTCGAACACAACGGTGCTGTTTATCAAATCCGCGACATCGAACGAAGCTCGCCGCAAGGCCGCGGTGGCAACGTCAAATTTCGTTTCACCATGTATAGCGTGCCGGGTGGCAGCAAGCTCGACTTGAGCTTGGGTGGCGATGACGAATTGCGCGAAGTCGACTTGGCGCGTCGTCAATCGACGTTCTCGTACAAAGACGGCGAAGCCTTCGTGTTTATGGACGACGAAGACTACACGCCGTACACGTTAGACGCAGACGTCGTCGGCGACGACGCGGGTTACATCACGGACGGTTTGTCAGGCTGCTATGTGCAAGTCATCGACGACCAACCGGTCGGCCTGCAATTGCCGCAATCGGTCATCTTGGAAGTAATCGAAACGCCGCCGGAATTGAAAGGCGGCACTGCCACTAAGCGTCCGAAACCCGCACGCTTGTCGACCGGCCTTGAAATCCAAGTACCGGAATACATCGCCAACGGTGAACGCGTGTGGGTGAACACCACCACCGGTGAGTTTGGCGGCCGCGCAGACTAA
- a CDS encoding NUDIX hydrolase: protein MADSNTSALLAAFPFVDDAEIRDWRAQFIALAEEGAQAYARSRLEGHFTGSSWLVSADGLRVLLTHHKKLDRWLQLGGHADGDADLAAVALKEAEEESGLSDLSVEPEIFDIDLHFIPEHKGVPGHWHYDARFVVVANGDERFAVSDESHALAWRDIASLAADDSADTSLRRMAQRWLTRRHARP from the coding sequence ATGGCGGACTCCAACACTTCGGCGTTACTTGCGGCATTTCCATTTGTGGACGATGCGGAAATTCGCGATTGGCGCGCCCAATTCATTGCGCTGGCGGAAGAGGGTGCTCAGGCCTATGCGCGATCACGCCTCGAGGGGCACTTCACGGGTTCTTCTTGGCTCGTCAGTGCGGACGGTTTGCGCGTGTTGTTGACCCATCACAAGAAATTGGATCGATGGTTGCAGCTCGGCGGCCATGCAGACGGTGATGCGGATTTGGCCGCGGTGGCTTTGAAAGAAGCGGAAGAAGAATCGGGTTTGTCGGACTTAAGTGTCGAACCTGAGATCTTTGACATCGACCTGCATTTCATTCCCGAACACAAGGGTGTGCCAGGGCATTGGCACTACGATGCGCGCTTTGTTGTGGTGGCAAATGGCGACGAGCGCTTTGCGGTCAGCGACGAATCGCATGCGCTGGCGTGGCGCGATATCGCGTCACTCGCAGCGGATGACAGCGCAGATACATCGCTGCGTCGAATGGCGCAACGCTGGCTAACACGTCGTCACGCAAGGCCATAA
- a CDS encoding amino acid permease: protein MLFQRIKPLDKILETAEKKSLKRQLGAFQLTMLGIGAIIGTGIFVLTAEAGQKAGPAMMVAFVIAAIVCALAALAYSELASMVPVSGSAYTYTYAVMGEMLAWVVGWALVLEYAVAAGAVAVGWSGYMNGLLSSAGMELPTALKTGPMDGGAFNVLAFGIALVVTFLLVIGTSKSAKVNAILVLIKVIALTAFIFIAVPGAKDANFQPFFPTGWGSPMGGVGVLGAAASIFFAYVGFDAVSTAAEETKNPNRNIPIGLIGSLLVCTIFYMLVGYGAVGAIGAQPMMNAAGMAIHPGTPEMAAACAAGDPNALVCSKEPLAHVLKVMGFAKWGNLIGLAAALALPSVILMMIYGQTRIFFTMSRDGLLPEVLSKVHPKFHTPHVVTILTGIFVALFAAMFPVGILADISNSGTLFAFMAVAVGVLVLRKRDPGRKRPFRTPFAWIVCPLAILGCLLLFLNLSVYTIGMFVGWAVIGLIVYAVYGYRHSDMARGITGPEGGPKIDPEPPFHEGPQA from the coding sequence ATGTTGTTTCAACGAATCAAGCCGCTCGACAAAATCCTAGAAACTGCCGAGAAGAAGTCGCTGAAGCGTCAGCTCGGCGCGTTCCAACTCACCATGCTCGGCATCGGCGCCATTATCGGTACCGGTATCTTCGTGCTGACCGCTGAAGCAGGCCAGAAAGCAGGTCCGGCCATGATGGTGGCATTCGTGATTGCGGCGATCGTGTGCGCACTTGCGGCGCTCGCCTACTCCGAATTGGCTTCGATGGTGCCGGTCTCCGGTTCCGCTTACACCTACACCTACGCCGTGATGGGCGAAATGCTCGCTTGGGTCGTCGGTTGGGCTTTGGTTCTCGAATATGCCGTCGCCGCAGGCGCGGTTGCCGTGGGCTGGTCCGGTTACATGAACGGCCTGTTGAGCAGTGCAGGCATGGAATTACCTACCGCACTCAAAACCGGTCCGATGGACGGCGGCGCATTCAACGTGCTCGCATTCGGTATCGCTTTGGTCGTGACCTTCTTGTTGGTCATCGGCACCTCGAAGTCGGCCAAGGTCAACGCCATCTTGGTGTTGATCAAGGTCATTGCCTTGACCGCTTTCATCTTTATCGCTGTACCTGGCGCGAAAGACGCAAACTTCCAACCGTTCTTCCCGACCGGCTGGGGTAGCCCGATGGGTGGCGTCGGCGTGTTGGGTGCTGCGGCTTCCATCTTCTTTGCGTACGTCGGCTTTGATGCCGTGTCGACCGCAGCAGAAGAAACCAAGAACCCGAATCGCAACATTCCGATCGGTCTGATCGGCTCGCTGCTCGTGTGTACGATTTTCTACATGCTGGTCGGCTACGGTGCCGTCGGCGCCATCGGTGCGCAACCGATGATGAATGCTGCAGGCATGGCAATCCATCCGGGTACACCGGAAATGGCCGCGGCCTGTGCTGCCGGCGATCCGAATGCCTTGGTGTGCAGTAAAGAACCTTTGGCACACGTCTTGAAGGTCATGGGCTTTGCCAAATGGGGCAACCTGATCGGTTTGGCCGCTGCATTGGCCCTGCCGTCTGTGATCTTGATGATGATCTACGGCCAAACGCGCATCTTCTTCACCATGTCGCGTGATGGCTTGCTGCCGGAAGTGCTGTCGAAAGTGCATCCGAAATTCCACACCCCGCACGTGGTGACGATTTTGACCGGTATCTTCGTGGCATTGTTCGCCGCCATGTTCCCGGTGGGCATCTTGGCGGACATCTCGAACTCCGGCACCTTGTTCGCATTCATGGCCGTTGCCGTGGGTGTGTTGGTCCTGCGTAAGCGCGATCCGGGCCGCAAGCGTCCGTTCCGCACGCCGTTTGCATGGATCGTTTGCCCGCTCGCCATCCTCGGCTGCTTGCTGCTGTTCTTGAACTTGTCGGTTTACACCATCGGCATGTTCGTCGGCTGGGCTGTGATTGGTCTGATCGTCTATGCCGTGTATGGCTATCGCCATAGCGACATGGCGCGCGGCATCACCGGTCCTGAAGGCGGCCCGAAGATCGATCCGGAACCGCCGTTCCATGAAGGTCCGCAAGCCTAA
- a CDS encoding methylthioribulose 1-phosphate dehydratase has protein sequence MNDTLPYDSQHLRHLAVELITNIRELGHAGWTPATSSNFSMRLDDKHAAITVSGRNKSKLTEADIMVVDFDGAAVGNQLRPSAETLLHTQLYKRFNEVGCVLHTHSITQTVASRLFASAGKIRFEGYELQKAFQGNTTHDDIMDVPVFANTQDMTVLAKQVEARLEEGPMWGYLIDGHGLYAWGRDMHEARRHLEAFEFLLACELKMREVNR, from the coding sequence ATGAACGACACCCTCCCCTACGATTCGCAACACCTCCGTCATCTCGCCGTCGAACTCATCACCAATATCCGTGAGCTAGGCCATGCAGGCTGGACACCGGCCACCAGTAGCAATTTCTCCATGCGCCTGGATGACAAGCACGCGGCGATTACCGTGTCGGGCAGAAACAAATCCAAGCTCACCGAAGCCGACATCATGGTCGTGGACTTCGATGGCGCAGCGGTTGGCAATCAGTTGCGTCCGTCGGCGGAAACGCTATTGCATACACAGCTCTACAAACGGTTTAACGAAGTCGGCTGTGTCTTGCATACGCATTCCATCACGCAAACCGTGGCATCACGCTTGTTTGCTTCTGCGGGCAAGATTCGGTTTGAGGGTTATGAGTTGCAGAAAGCCTTTCAAGGCAATACAACCCATGACGACATCATGGATGTGCCGGTGTTCGCCAATACGCAAGACATGACAGTGCTCGCCAAGCAGGTCGAAGCGCGTCTGGAAGAAGGCCCTATGTGGGGCTATCTCATCGATGGTCATGGCTTGTATGCGTGGGGTCGCGACATGCACGAAGCGCGACGCCATCTGGAAGCCTTCGAATTTCTACTCGCCTGCGAACTCAAGATGCGCGAGGTGAACCGATGA